A genome region from Oryzias melastigma strain HK-1 linkage group LG12, ASM292280v2, whole genome shotgun sequence includes the following:
- the s100z gene encoding protein S100-Z: protein MPSQLEGAMGALITVFYNYSGNDGDKHKLNKGELKELLHSELTDFLMSQKDPMLVEKIMNDLDSNKDNEVDFNEFVVLVAALTVACNDFFQEQNKHAK from the exons ATGCCGAGTCAGCTGGAAGGCGCCATGGGCGCGCTCATCACCGTTTTCTACAACTACTCTGGAAACGATGGCGACAAGCACAAACTCAACAAAGGCGAGCTGAAGGAGCTCCTGCACAGCGAGCTCACCGACTTCCTGATG TCCCAGAAGGATCCGATGCTGGTGGAGAAAATCATGAACGACCTGGACTCCAACAAAGACAACGAGGTGGACTTTAACGAGTTCGTGGTGCTGGTGGCCGCCCTGACCGTCGCCTGCAACGACTTCTTCCAGGAGCAGAACAAGCACGCCAAGTAG